The following are encoded in a window of Caretta caretta isolate rCarCar2 chromosome 19, rCarCar1.hap1, whole genome shotgun sequence genomic DNA:
- the TMEM234 gene encoding transmembrane protein 234 isoform X1 — translation MASAGEVSALVLVAILWGGTNPFLKTGTEGLEKVKQRNRVLQLLAEMKFLCLNYKYMVPFLFNQCGSIIYYLTLASTDLSLAVPLCNSLALIVTVVTGKTLGEDIGGKSKSYFSAVLLYMCSAHSLAFSTIP, via the exons GGGAAGTGTCTGCACTGGTCCTAGTGGCTATTCTGTGGGGAGGGACAAACCCATTTTTGAAGACGGGGACAGAGGGACTGGAGAAGGTGAAGCAAAGGAACCGGGTGCTGCAGCTGCTTGCAGAGATGAAATTCCTGTGCCTCAATTATAAG TACATGGTGCCATTTCTGTTTAACCAGTGTGGATCAATAATCTACTACCTCACATTGGCATCCACAG ACCTGTCCCTGGCGGTGCCTCTCTGTAACTCTCTGGCTTTGATAGTCACAGTAGTAACTGGGAAGACTCTTGGGGAAGACATTGGTGGTAAAAGTAAGTCATACTTCAGTGCAGTGCTTTTATATATGTGCTCTGCACACAGCTTGGCATTCAG